ATCAGAATCTGCTCAGGTGATGCACTGAGAATTTGATTTTGCTGATATTGCTGGGTATATGCATTCATTTAGTTACCCCCCGTCATCATGTTGGTCAACATGTCCATTTGCTGGGTCAAAAACGTACTTTGCGAATTCATATTACTCACGAGTAACTCCATTGCGGAAAATTGCGCTCTCAATGTCGCTTCACGCTTTTCGATGATCGGCTCAGTCCGAGAAATTTGTGCATCAAGGCGGCGGATGGCGGTGTCATATCGATCCTGTTTTTCTGCATACATTCCCGATGACGTACTGGTCATCTCCAACAGTGTGGAATTAAATTTTTTCATAATGCCGTCGACACTGTCTTCGCCCGCCAGCAGCCCGACGACGCCTTCAAAATCAGACTCCAGTGCGTCATTGAGATCTGACTCATTGAGGTTGATCGAACCGTCACGCTGCGTTGAAATACCTAACTGAGACAAAACGGACAACGAGCCGCTCGTATCAATCGGTGTTGACAACATGCTTTGCAAGCGACGCTTGATGCCATTGACCGTGCTGTCACCGCGCACCACATCACTAAGAATATCTTCGGCCCCGGCTTCAATCTCGGCCTCAGTTGGGGCCACGGCACCAAATTCATCATAACCCGCCGAAATCCAGTCCATCACGGCATTATAACTACTGATAAAGGTGCTGATCTTTTCTTTGAGTGCTTCGGTGTCAGGCTCAACCGTCATCAATGTCGATTGATATTGCGGCGGGTCGTCCCAGTCCCAGGAGTCGACACCATCTTGCGGCGTGCCGGCATAAGTCGTTTCGCTGGGGCTTCCCAGATGCAGGGTGACACCGGGAATAACACCACTCACCGTGTTACTGTCACTGACCACCTTAATGCCATCAACAAACGCCACCGCTTCCTGAGCAGAGCGCGTTTCACTGACTGCAAAGTCAACGGCAGCCCCTTCACTGTCAACAAGATCACTGGACACGGTAAAACTGGTGGTCGCATCTTCACCGGTCAGAACCAAGTGGTACGGATTACCACTACTCCCATCATTGATAATCCCAGCGTGAACCCCGGTTTTTTCAGAAAGTTCATTAATGGCATCAACAAGGCCGGCCAAGGAGTTATTATTCTCATTGATGGTGATTGTTTCACTGCCGATCGTCAACGTCCCCGTCCCCAACAGGCTGTCTGTTTGGGAACTCAGTCCCTCGCTGACAGACTTCTGAACTTGGGCCAACTGCACAACAGAAACATCATAGCTTCCGGAAACCGCCCCATCACTGCTGGCGGTAAAAGCATCCTCTGAACTCAATGAAATACTGCTGGTGCGCACTTCACTGGTCAGATTTAACGCGCCGACGGCTTCACGCAGATCATCAAGGCGCGTATCAAGCTGCTTAAAAGCGGCCAGCCGAGTGGCCTCGGTTTCTTTTTGCGCTTCAAGACGGTCAAGAGGAGCACGCTCCAAGGTCATTAATTCAGAAACAATGTCATCTGTTTCCAAACCTGAGGCCAAGCCGCTGAATGTAATGCTTGCCATAATACCCTCCTGCCGTTAAAACTGCTTATTCTACACCCGCTTGTCACAGGCGCTTATGCCGCTGTCTGTAAAACCGTTATCCTCGCGCCCGTTCGCTGGCGCTCTCTCAAGATCACAGCGTCTGCTGAGAGAACTTAAAACCTTCGTTTTTTTGCTTTGCCCTTGGGCGACATTTATCCTTCGGTATTTACAATATTACCGCGTAATTCTTCCAAGCGCACCGACAGGGACAAAACTTCTTCTGCGGGCACCTGACGAATCACTTCATCGGTGTCGGTATCAACGATTTTCACCACAAGCTGCTTGGCTTCATCATCATTTTCAAAACGCACACTGTAGAGGCCATCTTCCGTCAACGCTTTGATCTGATCGAGCAGCTCTTCCGGCTGTACTTTTTCTTCCATGGCCGAGGCGTCGGCAACAAAGCTCTCGCTTTCTTTGGCCTTGCGGTTCAACTCAACAACTTCACCGGATTTCGGTGTACTCTGTTGAACAACATTGCTCAGCCCTGCTGATTGGATTTCCATAATTCCCTCCATCGGCCCAACCTAGTAAAAAGAGGGCCGGCCTAAGCCGGCCCTCCAGGTTGTGCCAGTTAACGTAATTAACCCAACAGAGACAGAGCAAGTTGCGGTGCCTGGTTGGCTTGCGCCAGAATCGAAACACCAGCTTGCTGCAGAATATTCTGCTTGGTCATGTTAGAGGTTTCCTGAGCGATGTCCGCATCGAGAATCCGGCTGCGCGCAGCAGACAGGTTTTCAGAGACGTTCTGCAGGTTGGCAATGGTGGATTCAAAACGGTTCTGAACCGCACCAAGGTCACCACGCAGGCTATCGATCTGAGCAAGAGCACCGTCAATGGCAACGATTGCATCAGCAGAACCTTCTACCGTTGAGATATCAAGGTCAGCGATAGAACTCAGCTCACTGGTATTGGCCCCATTCGCCTCTACAGCAAAAATAGAACCGGCGGTACTGGCGACATCACTGGTGATATTGAAACCATCAGATGCCGAGAAAGTGACCTCGCCGCCAACAGTGGTCGAATCAAAATTGCCGGTGCCATCGTCGGTCAGAGATACGGTCACACCCTCACCACCATCAACATCCAAAGTTTCCGCAGAAGTGTTGCTATGCTCAAAATCGCTGATTTTGATGTCATAACCATCGGCCTGCTCGAGAACGATCTCATTGTTGGTTCCAGACAGAGTGGCACTGATACCAGTGGTACCTGTCTTATCATTGATCGCCTTAGCCAAGGAAGACAGATCGTCACTGGTGACGGTAGCTTGGATATCCACCACCGATTCACCTTGTCCCTGCAGTTTGAAGTTAACGGTACCGTCTGCAGACAGACCGGACAGGGTGGCCGAAGTGAAGGCTGTAGCAGAAACCCCAGTGGTCGCTGACTCATCGTTAACCGCCGTAGCGATAGCATTTGCTGAAGAGTTTTCCGCGATGGTCACGCCGTCAGCCGAACCTTCAGGACCTACGATGGTCAAATTCTGCGAAGCAACATTATTGCCATCAGTGGTGTCGGCAACGCCTCTGGCAACCGTGGTCATTGCCGTATCGGCACCATCGGCACTAAAGTAGGCGGTGGATGCCTGGTCGGATTCGATCGTGTAGTTCTGATCCAAGGCGACATCGACTTTACCGGAGGTGGTGGTTTCCTGAGCTGTAGCGGTGTCTCCGCTCCAGGAGGTTACCTGCATGGTATCGCCCGCCGTCATGGCGATGCTGATATCCTTCCCAGTCGTGTTGGTCAGCACCACGGCGTCGCCGGCATCGTTCAACGCGGCGGTCAGCCCGGAGGTTGCGTAGGTGCCGGCACCCTGAATCGCGGCCAGAAGCGCGCTGGCGTCGGTTGTGTCGACGGCGTTTGAGTTAATGGATATCGCGGTGCCGTTACTGTCGATGGTGAATGCACCATTATCACCATCTACCCCACCGATAATTTCAACCTGATTCGACGCCGTGGCACTGACACCAGTCATACTGTCAAGATTGCTGGCAATGGTGTCGGCTTCCGCATTGGCACCAATGGTATATGTCTGATCTGAGCCACCGTTGGCATCGCTAACGGTGACAACTTCCGTACCAGTTACGCCGTTGTTCGTGGCATGGGCATTGACCGCCCCGGCTTCATCACCACTCGAACTGGCTGTCAAAAGGAGAGTCGCGGCTTCGACACCACCAGCATTCTCGGTGGACAACAGATTAGCGCCAAGTTGATCGGATTGAGCAGACTGAATGCCAAAAGAAATCGTTTCATTGGCGTTCGCACCCACCTGGAATTGAGCTGAGCTCAAAGAACCATCCAGCAGGTTTTTACCGTTAAACGTGGTGGTATTTGCAATACGGCTCATCTCTTGCTTGAGCTGATCAACCTCAGCTTGCAGGGAGGCACGGTCAGACGCGCTGTTGGTATCGTTGGCGGACTGAACAGCCAGCTCACGCATACGTTGCAGCAGGTTGGTACTCTCTTGCAGGGCACCTTCAGCGGTTTGCGCCAGGGAGATACCGTCATTCGCGTTACGAGCAGCCTGATTCAGACCACGAATCTGGGCGGTCATACGGTCGGAAATACCCAGGCCGGCGGCGTCGTCTTTTGCGCTGTTGATACGCAGACCTGAAGACAGGCGCTGCATGGATTGTGCGAGATCGCTTTGGGATGCGCCCAGGTTACGTTGGGCGTTAAGGGACATTACGTTAGTGTTAATTGTTAATGCCATGAGTTTCCTCCATGAGTTTG
This region of uncultured Desulfuromonas sp. genomic DNA includes:
- the fliD gene encoding flagellar filament capping protein FliD — protein: MASITFSGLASGLETDDIVSELMTLERAPLDRLEAQKETEATRLAAFKQLDTRLDDLREAVGALNLTSEVRTSSISLSSEDAFTASSDGAVSGSYDVSVVQLAQVQKSVSEGLSSQTDSLLGTGTLTIGSETITINENNNSLAGLVDAINELSEKTGVHAGIINDGSSGNPYHLVLTGEDATTSFTVSSDLVDSEGAAVDFAVSETRSAQEAVAFVDGIKVVSDSNTVSGVIPGVTLHLGSPSETTYAGTPQDGVDSWDWDDPPQYQSTLMTVEPDTEALKEKISTFISSYNAVMDWISAGYDEFGAVAPTEAEIEAGAEDILSDVVRGDSTVNGIKRRLQSMLSTPIDTSGSLSVLSQLGISTQRDGSINLNESDLNDALESDFEGVVGLLAGEDSVDGIMKKFNSTLLEMTSTSSGMYAEKQDRYDTAIRRLDAQISRTEPIIEKREATLRAQFSAMELLVSNMNSQSTFLTQQMDMLTNMMTGGN
- a CDS encoding flagellar protein FlaG, encoding MEIQSAGLSNVVQQSTPKSGEVVELNRKAKESESFVADASAMEEKVQPEELLDQIKALTEDGLYSVRFENDDEAKQLVVKIVDTDTDEVIRQVPAEEVLSLSVRLEELRGNIVNTEG